The following coding sequences lie in one Apium graveolens cultivar Ventura chromosome 1, ASM990537v1, whole genome shotgun sequence genomic window:
- the LOC141684748 gene encoding uncharacterized protein LOC141684748 translates to MGVKAFGLLVRYTIQTGKGKPGKLYLKGRQVIPKGASLKDTLLKEYHGSPTGGHAGEVKTYLHLASEWYWSGMRKGVAAFVQSCGEVDTILVVVDRLSKYSHFLGLKHPFSAMSVAEIFMKEIVRLHGFPSSIVSDHDRVFLSIFWRELFKMQVADSKRREENFEVGEVVYIKLQSYRQRSLAKRPFEKLAARFYGPFEVCQQVGKVAYKLKLPPESKLHQVFHMSQLRRATRNIPFCPTIPNQLNSDLELVVQLEQLLDVRIVGTKEQGRREALIRWKGLPIFDATWEEVMDIKERFPEFHLEDKVLVWDGSNVMQQGQQSKGLKVFTRKKNRKN, encoded by the exons ATGGGTGTCAAAGCTTTTGGGTTACTCGTTCGATATACAATTCAAACCGGGAAAGGCAAACCAG GAAAACTCTACTTGAAAGGGAGACAGGTCATACCAAAAGGGGCTAGCCTCAAAGACACACTGTTGAAAGAGTACCATGGATCACCCACGGGGGGACATGCAGGGGAAGTTAAAACTTACCTCCATTTAGCATCAGAGTGGTATTGGTCGGGGATGCGAAAAGGCGTAGCTGCGTTTGTACAGAGTTGTGGG GAAGTTGACACTATCTTGGTGGTCGTTGATAGGCTCTCAAAGTACAGTCATTTTCTGGGGTTGAAACACCCATTTTCAGCTATGTCCGTAGCAGAAATTTTCATGAAAGAAATTGTAAGACTTCATGGGTTTCCAAGTTCGATTGTCTCTGACCATGACAGAGTTTTTCTTAGCATCTTCTGGCGAGAGCTCTTCAAAATGCAAG TAGCTGACTCGAAGCGTCGTGAGGAAAACTTCGAGGTGGGAGAAGTGGTTTATATAAAACTCCAATCATATCGCCAACGCTCATTAGCCAAACGACCATTTGAAAAATTGGCAGCAAGGTTTTATGGGCCTTTTGAAGTTTGTCAGCAGGTGGGGAAGGTGGCATACAAACTTAAGCTACCTCCGGAAAGCAAATTGCACCAAGTTTTTCATATGTCCCAACTGAGAAGAGCCACTAGAAATATTCCATTCTGTCCAACTATTCCCAATCAGCTCAATAGTGATTTGGAGCTTGTAGTGCAACTTGAACAACTGTTGGATGTCCGCATTGTTGGCACAAAGGAGCAGGGACGACGAGAGGCGTTGATAAGGTGGAAAGGTCTTCCAATTTTTGATGCCACATGGGAGGAAGTTATGGATATCAAGGAGAGATTTCCAGAATTCCACCTTGAGGACAAGGTGCTGGTTTGGGATGGGAGTAATGTAATGCAACAGGGTCAACAGTCAAAGGGGCTCAAGGTGTTTACTAGGAAAAAGAACAGGAAGAATTAA
- the LOC141684822 gene encoding secreted RxLR effector protein 78-like has protein sequence MMERPFVKVEIWVALKESDPSKAPGPDGLNAVIHAMKIHRVDGLIIKVDFPKAYDSVDWACLKQVLQCMNFGTKWINWIDALLLSTIMPILVNGSPLEDFSPIRGLRQGDPLAPYLFVFLVGEVLNR, from the exons ATGATGGAGAGACCTTTTGTAAAGGTAGAAATTTGGGTAGCTTTGAAAGAAAGTGATCCTAGCAAAGCGCCTGGCCCGGACGGGCTTAATGCTG TGATTCATGCAATGAAGATTCATAGAGTGGATGGCCTTATTATTAAGGTGGATTTCCCGAAAGCATATGACTCAGTTGATTGGGCCTGCCTCAAACAAGTTTTGCAGTGCATGAATTTTGGTACAAAATGGATTAACTGGATTGATGCTCTTCTGTTATCGACCATCATGCCCATCCTGGTTAATGGTTCTCCCTTAGAGGATTTTTCTCCTATTAGAGGTCTTCGACAAGGTGATCCTTTGGCACCCTATCTTTTTGTTTTCCTAGTAGGAGAGGTCTTGAATAGATAA